Part of the Citrus sinensis cultivar Valencia sweet orange chromosome 2, DVS_A1.0, whole genome shotgun sequence genome, gaAATTTACTGtatgtaacttttttttttgtgtaagTCATTCGGTATCCGGCGACCGCATTGGGTCGCGACTAATCCGAATTTGGAGTGTAGTCATAATTAAAGCTATTTACCCCTCCCAAATGACGTGTTTAGTGGGGATCGAACTCGATAGCACTTCCCACAAACTCAGCTTACGTTGCCAACTGAGCCACAACTATTTGGTACTGTATGTAACTTTTTTAaccattcaaaataaattggtttaaaataacataaaaaaatattaagcgTTATCTTTCGAAATGATTGATGGAAGGAAAAATCCCACGACTCTATACATATTTGGGACATTGAAGATTTTAGATACCGAAACTGTCGATTTCAAAGCaactaaacaaacaaacacttCAAGTACGCCATTTAACGACTTTCAACAGTCAAAACAGCACTATACAAATAAAAGGCATGAGCTCTGTACTGTCGCTCGGTCAGTCCACGCGGCAAAGCCTCCGCAAACATAGCGCTTTGTTCTAAATTCTCTCAAGCGGTGTGTGTGAGAGTGAGACACTGAAATGACACATTCGCTCCTTCATACAACAAAATGAACGCGTCAGTTGGATCACTCACCCCACGTCGTCATCACCGAAAATTGAGGAACCCGATAACCTTTTACCGTCGCCGGCACTACAAGCCGCCGGGAACCCCATTCTTAAGCTGGAAGTTTGATAAAAGACAGAGGGCTTATGGGGCTGTTAAGGTTTCTGCCAGAAAGCTGGCTGCTGCCCTCTGGCAATTGCGTTTGTTGGCTAAGGTTTCAGATTCTGATGTGCTTAAATGTGGATCATGTGATCGCTTCAGTTTTGAggtttgttcttttctttttctatttttttgggatttgAGTAACTGCGTTGTTTGGTTGATGAGAAACGGTGGGAATGTAAATAGTTGATTTTCTTGGCATTGAATTGATGATGGGTTTTTTATCCTAAAAACATTAATTTGCATGCATGCGCGGTCGGTGATCATGTGTTAATTTGGATGAATGTTCAAGGTTGATCATTGTTATCAATTGGTAAATTACGGAAGAGTTTTAAGCTTTTGATACCataattcatcaatttttattcCAGTTGCCATTCTCAAAGCATCATTAAGTGAAGCATATTTCTTGGTGCTCTAGTTTTTGGatttgttgtttgatttagTTTGCATTTGGGTAGGGCAGGattaatccaaaatttgaaattctctGCTTTATATAGAATGACTTGATTTAATGCATTTGATGTAAGTTATACTACTGATAGGTTTCGTGgcaattttgaaaattaatttatatcattatcGATCTTGCAGTCTCAAGCCAGACCTGGAAATATTGATCTTTCCTCACATTGCTCTGGCAGTGGATATGGTGTAGGAAGCAAGGACCTCCCAAGGAGTCCTCTGCTTCGTCATGGTTCAAGCCATGAGATTTTGCATAAGGTATGGGTTTACATTTCAGTAGGATACCTATTTTTTCAACTGTTTTCTATAGTTTTTATTGATAATCAACTCAATTATGTTGATCGATGGTCTATGAAAATTGTTTGTATGAACTTTTGGACCACAgaatttgtaataattgtaTTGGTACGGTGGCAAGTAATCTTAATTAGTCTGTTCTGCATGTCAGTTAAACCAACGTTTGTCTTGCAGATAGCAAAATTAGCTGCTcaatttgttgttgtttcCCATGTaaacttaatttataattgttaatCCTACATTAAAATTCTCGGAGTGTAGTGTCTGATTTCTctcatttaaatatttctcTAGCATGAATCTTATTTGCCATATCCCAACTTGGTAATGGAAGGGGTGACAAAGTGGGATCCTGGCTGCTCAAAAACAGCAAGGGAGGCTTATTGCCTTTACAACCATGTGAAGCTTCTTGAAGATCAAGTTACtactttctcttttgtttctgCTCTGCAAGCAGAGCTCGTGCAGGCTCGATTAAGAATTCACGAACTTGAAGATGAGCATCGGTCCTCTAAGAAGAAATATGAAAACTTGGTTAGAAAGCTCAGAGAGGAAAGAAACTCATGGTATGTCAGAAACCACTATAAAATGGAGGCAATTGTTGATGAGTTAAAGGATGAATTAAGTAAAGAAAGGAAAAGCCGGAAGCAGATCGACTTTCTCAACTCTAAATTTGTCAATGAGCTGGCTAAGGCCGAGTCATCAGCAAAGCAGTTCATGCAATATTATGAGGAAGAAAAAAGGGCCAGACAGTTACTGGAGGAAGTTTGCAATGAGCTGGCTAAAAAAATCGGAGAAGACAAGGCTGAACTGGAAATGTTGAAGAGTAAAACTATGCGAATTCGTGAAGAGGTGGAAGAAGAGAGAAACATGCTGCAGCTAGCTGAGATTTGGCGCGAAGAACGTGTGCAGATGAAGCTGGTTGATGCAAAACTGGCTCTTGAACACAAATATTCTCAGATTAATAAGCTGGTAGAGGAACTCGAAAATTTTCTGATGTCCAATGCTGCAACCCTGGATGTGATGGCATTAAGAAAAGCTGAGTTAATCATACGGGCAgtcaaattattgaatattCAGGATAGTGACGAGTTTGAATACGTGGCCCCAGCATCAGATAGCATATTCTCCATTTTTGAAGAACTGCGACAGGGTGTTGATGCAAGGGAGATGGAAGTTGAACCTCTAACGAATTATAGTCCTATTTATGATGCTTCTAACCACCACATTGTGAGTCCTGAGGTAAATGATTTTGACAACAACCATGTGCTAAAGCATTTAAATGGCTTTATTGATTGTAACAatggtttaaaaaaagattctAGATCTTGGGAATGTGCTAGACATAGTGAGGATCAAGGTTCAAGATGTTCTGTTGGAGGAAGAGACCCCTCTATTAACAGTGGTGGCCAAGGCAAAGTAGCTTCAAAGAGCACAATAATGCATCATGGGAATGGTGGTCAGCATTCTCCAAA contains:
- the LOC102607593 gene encoding uncharacterized protein LOC102607593 codes for the protein MNASVGSLTPRRHHRKLRNPITFYRRRHYKPPGTPFLSWKFDKRQRAYGAVKVSARKLAAALWQLRLLAKVSDSDVLKCGSCDRFSFESQARPGNIDLSSHCSGSGYGVGSKDLPRSPLLRHGSSHEILHKHESYLPYPNLVMEGVTKWDPGCSKTAREAYCLYNHVKLLEDQVTTFSFVSALQAELVQARLRIHELEDEHRSSKKKYENLVRKLREERNSWYVRNHYKMEAIVDELKDELSKERKSRKQIDFLNSKFVNELAKAESSAKQFMQYYEEEKRARQLLEEVCNELAKKIGEDKAELEMLKSKTMRIREEVEEERNMLQLAEIWREERVQMKLVDAKLALEHKYSQINKLVEELENFLMSNAATLDVMALRKAELIIRAVKLLNIQDSDEFEYVAPASDSIFSIFEELRQGVDAREMEVEPLTNYSPIYDASNHHIVSPEVNDFDNNHVLKHLNGFIDCNNGLKKDSRSWECARHSEDQGSRCSVGGRDPSINSGGQGKVASKSTIMHHGNGGQHSPNTDASDECSVSGEQPRQKACSVSKLKLDEGNGVPNGTVSNARAMRKLVDGGCNQGDLTEQFVLPDLGNPHITRGMKGCTEWPGVTRKINMKDKHLKAMMENQKTHLRKVLK